A section of the Leptotrichia buccalis C-1013-b genome encodes:
- a CDS encoding alpha/beta hydrolase fold domain-containing protein → MSLLSDIAVPIAKLVNMKKYKEKDFLNPRRDTDFLNKKNFDKSLNTHEQFIDGFQVLTVFSNKSSNKHVIFLHGGAYVMRAVRAHKNIIEKLVKTYHLKITFIDYPLAPENTVEKAHKVVMDTYEKITEQYKDDEFYLFGDSSGGGLALSFLQRLKGKKELPFPSKTVLMSPWVDVSMTNEEIKDFEEKDPILPLNGLIVTGKQFAGDLDVKNPLISPIYGNMDNLGEIFLIFGTNEILYPDCLKLSDMLEIAVGTTVEIKIGENLCHDWILAPLKESEETVNEIGDFFANMLNSF, encoded by the coding sequence ATGAGCTTGTTATCAGATATCGCAGTACCTATTGCGAAGTTAGTAAATATGAAAAAATATAAGGAAAAAGATTTTCTTAATCCAAGAAGGGACACAGATTTTTTAAATAAAAAAAACTTTGATAAGTCATTAAATACGCACGAGCAGTTTATTGATGGATTTCAAGTTTTGACAGTTTTTTCAAATAAAAGTTCCAATAAACATGTGATTTTCCTTCATGGTGGAGCTTATGTAATGCGTGCAGTCCGAGCTCACAAAAATATTATTGAAAAATTAGTAAAAACATATCACTTGAAGATAACTTTCATTGACTATCCGTTAGCTCCTGAAAATACTGTGGAAAAAGCCCACAAAGTAGTAATGGATACATACGAAAAAATTACCGAGCAGTATAAAGATGATGAATTTTACTTGTTTGGTGACTCTTCTGGCGGCGGACTGGCACTTTCGTTTTTACAAAGGCTAAAAGGAAAAAAAGAATTACCTTTTCCATCAAAAACGGTGTTGATGTCTCCATGGGTAGATGTGTCTATGACGAATGAAGAAATAAAAGATTTTGAAGAAAAAGACCCAATTTTACCTTTAAATGGGCTAATTGTCACAGGAAAGCAGTTTGCAGGAGATTTGGATGTGAAAAATCCGTTAATTTCGCCAATTTATGGAAATATGGATAATCTTGGAGAGATTTTTCTGATTTTTGGAACAAATGAAATTTTGTATCCAGATTGCTTAAAACTAAGTGATATGCTTGAAATTGCAGTAGGAACGACTGTGGAAATAAAAATAGGCGAAAATTTGTGCCACGACTGGATTTTAGCACCTTTGAAGGAATCAGAAGAAACTGTTAATGAAATAGGCGATTTTTTTGCAAATATGCTAAACTCCTTTTAA
- a CDS encoding N-glycosylase/DNA lyase, whose amino-acid sequence MDKKLKDENKEMINKINKEKNEEIQKIYKNIKQNIDIAIKNYKKAWEGTEKEVFAEMAFCILTPQSKAKNAWQAITNLVENGLLYNGEPEEIVEFLNIVRFKNNKSRYLVEFRELMTRDGKLQPKKILSEIDDTFEKRKWILKNVKGMGLKEANHVLRNLGFGENIAILDRHILRNLKELNVIEEIPKSISEKKYYEIEEKMREYSKFSKIKMDELDLVLWYKQTGEIFK is encoded by the coding sequence ATGGATAAAAAATTAAAAGATGAAAATAAAGAAATGATAAATAAAATTAATAAGGAAAAAAACGAAGAAATTCAAAAAATTTACAAAAATATCAAGCAAAATATTGATATAGCGATAAAAAATTATAAAAAGGCTTGGGAAGGCACAGAAAAAGAAGTTTTTGCAGAAATGGCATTTTGTATTTTAACGCCGCAGTCAAAAGCTAAGAATGCTTGGCAAGCAATTACAAATTTAGTGGAAAATGGATTGCTATACAATGGAGAGCCTGAAGAAATTGTCGAGTTTCTAAATATTGTAAGATTTAAAAATAATAAATCGCGATATTTGGTCGAATTTCGTGAACTGATGACACGAGATGGAAAATTACAGCCTAAGAAAATTTTATCAGAAATTGACGATACTTTTGAAAAAAGAAAATGGATTTTGAAAAATGTTAAGGGAATGGGATTAAAGGAAGCAAATCACGTGTTGAGAAATCTTGGATTTGGAGAAAATATCGCAATTTTAGATAGGCATATTTTGAGAAATTTAAAAGAACTTAATGTAATTGAAGAAATTCCAAAATCCATAAGTGAAAAAAAATATTATGAAATCGAAGAAAAAATGCGGGAATATTCAAAATTTTCAAAAATAAAAATGGATGAGCTGGACTTAGTTTTATGGTACAAGCAAACTGGCGAAATTTTTAAATAA
- a CDS encoding autotransporter domain-containing protein, protein MTKNLNSTNKDVKKILKKYNFKNNSILIGLAALVISCGGGGGGVGTSIKPTPTPNTPSDSTPAIGWNDSTVSYNKNNPSNKPDTTLTGSGVNIGIIDIAFENPAFASDLTEKFGTRLEKLTVPDFTPSYLPDEDHGIAVAALAAGSTEGIAKEAKVYIVDAAKKGPDPKDSSKEKTHPEVSLDMYRALKNKGVTIYNQSFGSDTLQESDTATYADKMGRAAVRFYEEEVNNGSLFVWAAGNVSTDKQPTLEGGLPYFNSSLEKGWINVVGLTAKEGAESGNRNWNNLKALSPAGVAKNWTVTVLGDQHYKLKTQYYIGSGSSFAAPIVTGTAALIKQKYPWMDGSLIRQTILSTATDIGERGVDEIYGWGLLNIDKALKGPALFSKQLALSDNVVINIPSGTYTFSNNISGDAGLIKNGEGELILSGNSTFTGDTRVNAGKVRVNGRYKSALSIGRQAILSTGNALIQNNIMNEGILENTGTTQIIGNYQSLGNSKIIADLNSNLYVKGQVSLNNSQLELKPEENGERKYITSSGITQDVITSDNKIEGNFKDVSTDELLNANIKQNENSISTKLNRKNVLEYAKETKADEMQQNTAQNIEAAFQKLDEEIENGKAGNLSSFEKKAATLQALDLTNRAAILDSLSGQIYASAQALTFQHSQTVNKDLSNRLVMLGTLDNVGDNFGLWVSSFGANGKLEQNGYGKGDTKVFGGQVGIDKQFGDNLILGTALSYSKADVKFNRYGGKSDASNFGVSLYGRLGNKDIPWYLQGRFGVGFVDSDVERDIILSSNDYSRAKINHNDKVYSGYVETGYDIKNSNGDFVVTPFAGITHDTVTRGSFSEDKSQFGLKSDKKNYSQTSALAGVRVGKAVQWNGGSKTTFQGYVTHQRAFNDEDLSFKAEYSGLPGSSFKVKGIGLSKSKTKAGVGALTEVNSSFGWYVNYDGEISSGKGKGNNNVVTTGLRFNF, encoded by the coding sequence ATGACTAAAAATTTAAATAGCACTAATAAAGATGTCAAAAAAATTTTAAAAAAATACAACTTTAAGAATAATTCTATACTTATCGGATTAGCTGCTTTAGTAATAAGCTGTGGTGGTGGAGGTGGTGGAGTCGGTACATCAATAAAACCAACTCCAACTCCTAATACACCAAGTGATTCCACTCCAGCAATAGGCTGGAATGACTCAACAGTTTCATACAACAAAAACAATCCAAGTAATAAGCCAGATACGACTTTAACAGGTTCTGGAGTTAATATAGGAATTATTGATATAGCTTTTGAAAATCCAGCATTTGCTTCTGATCTTACAGAAAAATTTGGAACTCGTTTAGAAAAACTTACGGTTCCAGACTTTACTCCCTCTTATCTTCCAGACGAAGATCACGGTATAGCTGTGGCTGCTTTGGCAGCTGGTTCTACTGAAGGGATTGCAAAAGAGGCAAAAGTATATATAGTTGATGCTGCTAAGAAAGGACCAGATCCTAAAGATTCAAGTAAGGAAAAAACACATCCTGAAGTATCATTAGATATGTATCGTGCATTGAAAAATAAAGGTGTCACTATTTATAACCAGTCATTCGGATCTGATACATTACAGGAATCAGATACTGCTACTTACGCTGATAAAATGGGAAGAGCTGCTGTAAGATTTTATGAAGAAGAAGTAAATAATGGTTCATTATTTGTATGGGCTGCTGGAAATGTTTCTACGGATAAGCAGCCAACACTTGAAGGTGGGTTACCTTATTTTAATAGTTCTTTAGAAAAAGGATGGATAAATGTGGTTGGTTTAACTGCAAAAGAAGGAGCTGAAAGTGGTAACCGTAATTGGAATAATTTAAAGGCTTTGTCACCAGCTGGAGTTGCAAAGAATTGGACTGTTACAGTATTAGGAGATCAGCACTATAAATTAAAAACACAATATTACATCGGTAGTGGTTCTTCATTTGCAGCACCGATTGTAACAGGAACAGCTGCACTAATTAAACAAAAATACCCTTGGATGGATGGAAGCCTAATTCGTCAAACAATTTTATCTACAGCTACAGATATAGGAGAAAGAGGTGTCGATGAAATTTATGGATGGGGACTTCTAAACATTGATAAAGCGTTAAAAGGACCTGCTTTATTCAGTAAACAGCTTGCATTGTCTGATAATGTAGTTATTAATATTCCGAGTGGTACTTATACTTTTTCAAACAATATTTCAGGAGATGCTGGATTAATTAAAAATGGAGAAGGAGAACTGATATTATCTGGAAATTCTACATTTACAGGAGACACTAGAGTAAATGCGGGAAAAGTAAGAGTAAATGGACGTTATAAATCAGCATTAAGTATAGGAAGACAAGCTATTCTTTCTACAGGTAATGCTCTAATCCAAAATAATATTATGAATGAAGGAATACTAGAAAATACAGGAACTACACAAATTATTGGAAATTATCAGTCTTTAGGAAATTCAAAAATCATAGCTGATTTAAACTCTAACCTATACGTAAAAGGACAAGTCAGCCTAAATAATTCACAACTTGAATTAAAACCAGAAGAAAATGGAGAAAGAAAATATATAACGTCTAGTGGAATCACACAAGATGTGATTACTTCAGATAATAAAATTGAAGGAAACTTTAAAGATGTCAGTACTGATGAATTGTTAAATGCTAATATTAAACAAAATGAAAATTCTATTTCTACAAAATTAAACAGAAAAAATGTTCTGGAATATGCAAAAGAAACAAAAGCGGATGAAATGCAGCAAAATACTGCACAAAATATAGAAGCAGCGTTCCAGAAGCTAGATGAAGAAATTGAAAATGGAAAAGCAGGAAATTTATCCAGCTTTGAAAAAAAAGCCGCTACATTGCAGGCTCTTGACCTTACAAACAGGGCAGCAATTCTGGACAGTCTTTCTGGACAGATTTACGCATCAGCACAGGCTTTAACTTTCCAGCATTCACAGACTGTAAATAAGGACTTGTCAAATAGGCTAGTTATGCTTGGAACTCTTGACAATGTTGGAGATAATTTCGGACTGTGGGTTTCAAGTTTTGGAGCAAATGGTAAGCTGGAACAGAACGGATATGGTAAAGGTGATACAAAAGTCTTTGGTGGACAAGTTGGGATTGACAAGCAGTTTGGAGATAATCTGATTCTAGGGACAGCACTTTCCTATTCAAAAGCCGACGTTAAATTTAACAGATATGGTGGAAAATCAGATGCCAGCAACTTTGGAGTTTCATTATACGGAAGATTAGGAAATAAGGATATCCCTTGGTATTTACAAGGACGTTTTGGAGTTGGATTTGTTGACAGCGATGTTGAAAGGGATATCATATTGAGCAGTAATGACTATTCAAGAGCAAAAATTAACCATAATGATAAAGTTTACTCAGGATATGTGGAAACAGGATATGACATTAAGAACAGCAATGGAGACTTTGTTGTGACACCGTTTGCAGGAATTACTCATGATACGGTAACAAGGGGGTCATTCTCGGAAGACAAGAGCCAGTTTGGACTAAAATCTGATAAGAAGAACTACAGCCAGACATCAGCATTGGCAGGAGTGAGAGTAGGTAAGGCAGTGCAATGGAATGGAGGAAGCAAAACTACCTTCCAAGGCTATGTGACACACCAGAGAGCCTTTAATGATGAGGACTTAAGCTTCAAGGCTGAATATTCAGGATTACCTGGAAGTTCGTTTAAAGTGAAGGGGATAGGACTTTCCAAGAGCAAGACTAAGGCAGGAGTTGGAGCATTGACAGAAGTAAATTCCAGCTTTGGATGGTATGTAAACTATGATGGTGAAATAAGCAGTGGAAAAGGCAAGGGAAACAACAATGTTGTTACTACTGGACTTAGATTTAATTTTTAA
- a CDS encoding tetratricopeptide repeat protein produces the protein MENIEFDNFENGERNDSERMYEMGKNYYRNNSEVLAEKYLKEAAKAGNRKAFLILADIYLKHNKLNLAEKYLKKIADGGDFELQDKLGTVYRKKSNFELAEYYYKLAINNGNQKAQYNLGNLYYHFKKKKLAVDYLKPIADERDQEAQVLLAKIYYENGQVELAEEYLRKAKDNGEAYYLLGKLLEERKDLESAERYWKTAADDYDNKKSQEILSKSYIDKNNTTLAKHYLSLLADENHLEAFVLLGNMFSEEKNYNLAYTNYNHFFEGQSCTDVKVDMSKYDNEKLRFNFGKCCIKLGKVDMAEQNLKDNEYLKISDNIIEVAKLYEEAEQLKLALQYYKLALHIQ, from the coding sequence ATGGAAAATATCGAATTTGATAATTTTGAAAATGGGGAAAGAAACGATTCTGAAAGAATGTACGAAATGGGAAAGAATTATTATAGAAATAATTCTGAGGTACTAGCCGAAAAATATCTGAAGGAAGCTGCTAAGGCTGGTAATAGAAAGGCTTTTCTCATTCTCGCGGATATTTATTTGAAACATAATAAATTGAATTTGGCTGAAAAATATTTAAAAAAAATTGCTGATGGCGGAGATTTTGAATTGCAGGACAAACTTGGAACCGTTTATAGAAAAAAATCTAATTTTGAATTGGCGGAATATTATTATAAACTGGCTATAAATAATGGAAATCAGAAAGCACAGTATAATTTGGGTAATCTTTACTATCATTTTAAAAAGAAAAAATTGGCAGTAGATTACTTAAAACCTATTGCCGATGAGAGAGATCAGGAAGCACAGGTGCTCCTTGCAAAAATATATTATGAAAACGGTCAGGTTGAACTGGCGGAAGAATATCTTCGTAAAGCTAAGGACAATGGAGAAGCATATTATTTGCTTGGAAAGCTGCTTGAAGAAAGAAAGGATCTGGAATCTGCAGAAAGATACTGGAAAACAGCAGCTGATGACTATGATAATAAAAAATCTCAAGAAATACTTTCAAAATCTTATATTGATAAAAATAATACAACTTTAGCAAAGCATTATTTATCATTGCTTGCCGATGAAAATCATCTGGAAGCTTTTGTACTACTTGGAAATATGTTTTCAGAAGAAAAAAATTATAATCTTGCTTATACAAACTATAACCATTTTTTTGAAGGGCAATCATGTACTGATGTAAAAGTTGACATGTCAAAATATGATAATGAAAAATTAAGATTTAATTTTGGGAAATGCTGTATAAAACTTGGAAAAGTTGATATGGCTGAACAAAATCTAAAAGATAATGAATATCTTAAAATTTCTGACAATATCATTGAAGTTGCAAAACTTTACGAAGAAGCTGAACAATTGAAATTAGCTCTTCAATACTATAAATTAGCTTTGCACATTCAATAA
- a CDS encoding dihydroorotate oxidase yields the protein MATTKTHIGNFKFENCFMNAAGVYCYDRNELEQVINSAAGTFVTKTATLQSRPGNPEPRYHDTALGSINSMGLPNLGFDYYLDYLLELQKTHPDRTFFFSLVGMSTEDTHALLKKVQESDFNGITELNLSCPNVPGKPQIAYDLETTEKLLTDIFSYFKKPLGVKLPPYFDIVHFDQAAAVFNKFPLSFINCVNSIGNGLVIEDESVVIKPKNGFGGIGGEYIKPTALANVHAFYKRLNPSIKIIGTGGVLTGQDAFEHILCGASMVQIGTTLHKEGPAAFERITNELKAIMDKKGYKTIEDFRGKLKYL from the coding sequence ATGGCAACAACAAAAACACATATTGGCAACTTTAAATTTGAAAACTGCTTTATGAATGCAGCGGGAGTTTACTGCTACGACAGAAATGAATTGGAACAAGTAATAAATTCCGCAGCAGGAACATTTGTTACAAAGACTGCTACATTACAGTCACGTCCAGGAAATCCTGAGCCTAGATACCATGACACAGCTCTAGGAAGCATAAATTCAATGGGACTTCCAAACTTAGGATTTGATTACTATTTAGATTATTTACTGGAATTACAGAAAACACATCCTGACAGAACTTTCTTTTTCTCGCTTGTAGGAATGTCAACAGAAGACACTCACGCATTACTGAAAAAAGTTCAGGAAAGTGATTTTAACGGAATAACAGAACTTAACCTGTCTTGTCCAAATGTACCAGGAAAACCACAAATTGCCTACGATTTGGAAACTACCGAAAAATTATTGACAGATATTTTTTCATATTTCAAAAAACCGCTTGGAGTAAAATTGCCTCCATATTTTGATATTGTTCACTTTGATCAGGCGGCAGCAGTATTCAATAAATTTCCATTGTCATTCATAAACTGTGTAAACAGTATCGGAAACGGACTTGTAATTGAAGACGAAAGCGTTGTAATAAAGCCTAAAAATGGATTTGGAGGAATTGGTGGAGAATATATAAAACCAACTGCACTTGCAAATGTTCACGCATTTTATAAAAGATTGAACCCATCTATTAAAATTATTGGAACAGGTGGAGTTCTTACAGGGCAAGATGCTTTTGAACATATTTTGTGCGGAGCAAGCATGGTTCAAATTGGTACAACTTTGCACAAGGAAGGTCCTGCAGCTTTTGAAAGAATTACTAATGAGTTAAAAGCTATTATGGATAAAAAAGGATATAAAACTATTGAAGATTTTAGAGGAAAATTGAAATATTTATAA
- a CDS encoding NAD-dependent protein deacylase, which produces MDKISLIQKIIDESKRIVFFGGAGVSTESGIPDFRSANGVYNLKLDRNFSPEELVSHTMYEKYPEEFYDFYKKHLIYPNAKPNFAHKYLARLEQDGKLTAVITQNIDCLHEMAGSKNVLKLHGTVDSNTCVRCGKKYNLEKFLKICETESIPHCPECNGIIKPDVTLYEEVPDPDTFRKAINEISKADTLIIGGTSLIVYPAASLIHYFQGKNLVLINKSKTEQDNFVNLAIHESIGEVFKKLK; this is translated from the coding sequence ATGGATAAAATAAGTTTGATTCAGAAAATAATTGATGAAAGTAAAAGGATTGTCTTTTTCGGAGGTGCTGGCGTTTCCACAGAATCTGGCATTCCCGATTTCAGAAGTGCAAATGGAGTCTACAATTTAAAACTTGATAGGAATTTTTCTCCAGAAGAGCTTGTTTCTCACACAATGTACGAAAAATATCCAGAAGAATTTTATGATTTTTATAAAAAACATCTTATTTATCCCAATGCAAAACCCAATTTTGCTCATAAATATTTGGCAAGGCTGGAACAAGATGGAAAATTAACGGCTGTTATTACTCAAAATATCGACTGTCTGCATGAAATGGCTGGAAGTAAAAATGTTTTGAAGCTACATGGAACTGTTGACAGCAATACTTGTGTCAGATGTGGAAAAAAATACAACTTGGAGAAATTTTTGAAAATCTGTGAAACAGAAAGTATTCCACATTGTCCAGAATGTAACGGAATTATAAAACCAGATGTTACTTTGTATGAAGAAGTTCCTGATCCAGATACTTTTAGAAAAGCAATAAACGAAATATCCAAAGCCGATACACTAATTATAGGTGGAACTTCCCTTATCGTGTATCCAGCCGCTTCCCTTATACACTATTTTCAAGGGAAAAATCTTGTTTTAATAAATAAGTCTAAGACCGAACAAGACAATTTTGTAAATTTGGCTATACATGAAAGCATTGGAGAAGTTTTTAAAAAATTAAAATAA
- a CDS encoding low molecular weight protein-tyrosine-phosphatase has protein sequence MVKVLFVCLGNICRSPMAEAVFRDMVKKKGLSDKIIIDSAATSSWEHGNPVHHGTKTRLAKEGISVKGMYSRILNNDDLDADYIIGMDESNIENIKLFADGKNKGEIKMLLEYAGEKREIKDPWFTGDFDTTYDDVVKGCKALLEFIKKNDSN, from the coding sequence ATGGTAAAAGTATTATTTGTCTGTCTAGGAAATATATGCCGTTCTCCAATGGCAGAGGCAGTCTTTCGAGATATGGTAAAAAAAAAAGGGCTATCTGACAAAATTATTATTGATTCAGCTGCAACAAGTTCTTGGGAACATGGAAATCCAGTCCATCATGGTACTAAAACTAGACTTGCCAAAGAAGGAATCAGCGTAAAAGGAATGTATTCAAGAATTTTAAATAATGATGATTTGGATGCTGATTACATTATTGGAATGGATGAAAGCAATATAGAAAATATAAAACTTTTCGCAGATGGCAAAAATAAAGGTGAAATAAAAATGCTGTTAGAATACGCAGGAGAAAAACGGGAAATAAAAGATCCGTGGTTTACTGGCGATTTTGATACAACTTATGATGATGTAGTAAAAGGTTGTAAAGCGTTGTTAGAATTTATTAAAAAGAATGATTCAAATTAA
- a CDS encoding glycoside hydrolase family 1 protein has translation MTEKKFPEEFLWGGATAANQLEGAYNEGGKGLSVQDVTPRGGANVGGEVLITKEPTEDNLKLKGIDFYHKYKEDIALFAEMGFKVFRISIAWSRIFPKGDELEPNEEGLKFYDNLFDEMAKYEIEPLVTLSHYETPLHLAREYNGWTNRKLIEFFERYARTVFERYKDKVKYWLTFNEINSVLHAPFISGGIPTDGEMKPTKQELYQAVHNELVASALVTKIGHEINPDFKIGCMILSMPAYPMTSHPLDSLAAREFERENYLFADVHVRGKYPTYAKRYFRENGINIEFAEGDEKLLAENPVDFMSFSYYVSVAAAHNPQDYQSGKGNLLGGLKNPYLETSEWGWQIDPVGLRIVLNDFYDRYQIPLFIVENGLGAKDVLVDGPNGPTVGDDYRIDYLRKHLEQVKEAIEDGVEVMGYTSWGCIDLVSSSTAEMSKRYGYIYVDRNDDGTGSLNRYKKKSFYWYKKVIESNGEDLS, from the coding sequence ATGACAGAAAAAAAATTTCCAGAAGAATTTTTATGGGGAGGAGCTACTGCTGCAAATCAGCTTGAAGGAGCATATAATGAAGGTGGGAAAGGATTATCAGTGCAAGATGTAACGCCGAGAGGCGGTGCAAATGTTGGTGGAGAAGTGTTAATTACAAAAGAGCCAACAGAAGACAATTTGAAATTAAAAGGGATTGATTTTTATCACAAATATAAAGAAGACATAGCTTTATTTGCAGAAATGGGATTTAAAGTATTTAGAATTTCGATTGCCTGGAGCAGAATTTTTCCAAAAGGGGATGAATTGGAGCCAAATGAAGAAGGGCTAAAATTTTATGATAACTTATTTGATGAAATGGCAAAATATGAAATTGAGCCACTTGTAACATTGTCCCATTATGAAACGCCGCTTCATTTAGCAAGAGAATATAATGGATGGACAAATAGAAAATTAATTGAATTTTTTGAAAGATATGCTCGTACAGTGTTTGAAAGATATAAAGATAAGGTAAAATACTGGTTGACATTTAATGAGATAAATTCTGTTTTACACGCTCCATTTATAAGTGGTGGAATTCCAACCGATGGAGAAATGAAACCGACTAAACAGGAATTGTACCAAGCTGTCCACAATGAATTAGTCGCTTCAGCATTAGTCACAAAAATTGGGCACGAAATTAATCCAGATTTTAAAATAGGATGTATGATTTTATCAATGCCAGCTTATCCAATGACATCACATCCGCTTGATTCATTGGCTGCAAGAGAATTTGAAAGAGAAAATTATCTGTTTGCAGATGTGCATGTAAGAGGAAAATATCCAACTTATGCAAAAAGATACTTTAGAGAAAATGGTATAAATATTGAATTTGCTGAAGGTGATGAAAAGTTGTTAGCTGAAAATCCAGTTGATTTTATGTCGTTCTCGTATTATGTGAGTGTTGCAGCGGCACATAATCCACAAGATTATCAAAGTGGAAAAGGTAATTTATTAGGTGGATTGAAAAATCCATATTTAGAAACAAGTGAATGGGGTTGGCAAATTGACCCAGTTGGGCTTAGAATTGTGTTAAATGATTTTTATGACAGATACCAAATTCCATTATTTATTGTAGAAAATGGACTTGGAGCAAAAGATGTTTTAGTTGACGGACCTAATGGACCAACAGTTGGAGATGATTACAGAATTGACTATTTGAGAAAGCATTTGGAACAAGTAAAAGAAGCGATTGAAGATGGAGTGGAAGTAATGGGATATACTTCTTGGGGCTGTATTGACTTAGTTTCATCTTCAACAGCTGAAATGAGTAAAAGATATGGCTATATCTATGTTGACAGAAATGATGATGGAACTGGTTCATTAAATCGTTATAAAAAGAAATCATTTTACTGGTATAAAAAAGTAATTGAAAGCAATGGAGAAGATTTGAGTTAA